In a genomic window of Pelecanus crispus isolate bPelCri1 chromosome 1, bPelCri1.pri, whole genome shotgun sequence:
- the PRPS2 gene encoding ribose-phosphate pyrophosphokinase 2 isoform X4, translated as MPGKIRKTRVVLQSLQNLLPTCCQLQGLTTSSPWTCMLLRSRVTSIADRLNVEFALIHKERKKANEVDRMVLVGDVKDRVAILVDDMADTCGTICHAADKLVSAGATKVYAILTHGIFSGPAISRINNASFEAVVVTNTIPQEEKMKHCPKIQFIDISMILAEAIRRTHNGESVSYLFSHVPL; from the exons AGTCGTGCTCCAATCTCTGCAAAACTTGTTGCCAACATGCTGTCAGTTGCAGGGGCTGACCACATCATCACCATGGACTTGCATGCTTCTCAGATCCAG GGTTACTTCAATAGCTGACAGACTGAATGTGGAATTTGCTCTCATtcataaggaaagaaagaaggcaaatgaAGTGGACAGAATGGTCTTGGTTGGTGATGTGAAAGACAGAGTAGCAATTCTTGTCGATGATATGGCTGACACGTGTGGCACAATATGTCATGCAGCAGACAA GTTAGTATCTGCTGGAGCTACTAAAGTTTACGCCATTCTTACTCATGGCATCTTTTCTGGTCCTGCTATTTCTCGGATTAATAATGCATCATTTGAGGCTGTTGTGGTAACTAATACAATCCcccaagaagagaaaatgaaacactgCCCAAAAATTCAG tttattgACATTTCCATGATCCTGGCTGAGGCAATTCGAagaacacacaatggtgaatCAGTGTCTTACCTGTTCAGTCACGTCCCCTTGTAA